DNA sequence from the Stigmatella aurantiaca genome:
AACCTCGGAGCGAACACACGCCGGGCGCGCGAGCGCCTCGGCATCACGCAGGAGCAGATGGCCGAGATGCTGGGCATCTCCCCGGAGGTGTACGGCCGCATGGAGCGGGGGCTCATCTTCCCGCGCGTGGAGCGGCTGGCGGTCATCTGCGAGAAGCTGGGGGAGTCCTCGGACCGGCTCCTGGGGCTGGCCAACTCCCAGGAGCCCCTGCCAGCCACCGGGACACCGGGGTACGACGAGCTCCTGCCCATCCTCCACCGCCTCATGCCCGTGATGCCGAAGCTGACGCAGTTGCAGCGCGTCGCGGTCCGGCGCCACATCGCGGACTTCCAGCGCCTGCTGAGCACCTTCCTGGAAACCGAACCGTCCGAGAAGCGCCGCAAACGGCGCGCCTCCGACGCGCCCGCCGGGTAACCCCACCGCGCTTTGCCCTGCCCTGCTCCGGAGCCCCCATGCCCCGGAAACCGCTCTGGCATCCTACCTGTCACGTCACGGTTTCACCTGCCAACCCTGCGCAGCCTGTGAACCCAACCTGTGGCGTTGTATCTGAACGAGCCAACCCACCATGGTGGGTATGAACAGGTAGGGAGGAGCATGGACGGCCTCGACAGAAGGACGCTGGGCAGGAACATCCGCCAGGCCCGTCACCGGCTGGGTCTCACGCAGGAACAGATCGCCGAGCGGATCAACATGACGCCCGAGGTGTACGGGCGCATGGAGCGCGGCAACCTGGTGCCGCGGCTCGAACGCTTCGTGCTCCTCTGCCGGGTGCTGGGCGAGACGCCGGACCGGCTCATCTCCCGCCATGCGCCCGCGGAGGACGGGGCAGAGGACGGCGAGGCGCCGGACCCGGCGGATGTCCCGGTCGATGACCTCCAGCACCGGCTGGGCACCAACATGCGCGAGGCCCGGAAGCGCCTGGGGCTGACGCAGGTGGAGATGGCGGAGCGGCTGCACCTGCCCGTGGACCTGTACGGCCGCATGGAGCGAGGGGAGACGCTGCCCCGGTTGGACAGCTTCGTCGCCATCTGCCAGGTCCTCGGCGAGATGTCCGACCAGCTGCTCGGCCTGTCGCCTCCTCCGGCCGGGAAAGCCCGCTGACGGCCCCCGTCGCCCTGGGGACTTCCTGCTTTCCCGTACCTGACAGGTTGTCCTACTTGGGGGTGACCTGTGGGTGTGGACGGAGGCCTGTTTCGGAACGATTGGGCATTTGCGCCGCCGTCCCAGTTGGGGGAGGATGTAACCCCTTGTTCTCGCTACCTTTTCAGATTCGAAGCGCCTCTGCGGCGCTGACCTTGGTCTTCGTGTGCCTCGCGGGGCCCGCGTGGGCGGCGAAGTTGCCGGATGTCATCGTGTTTGGAGACCCGGTGGCCCCCTCTCCCGACCTGCCAGGTACGGGGCTGTGCGTCGCATCGAGCGTCTCGGATAATCCCGCCGCCGACTTCCCTCAGAGCACGTCGGGTTACATCGGCGGAATGAATGATTTCATGGAGCGGACGGCGGCCAGCCGGACCACCTATGTGCTCCAGACGCCATTCGATCTGTCGAACAACAACACGGGCGGAACCCTCGCCAGCCGCGGCGACTTCTTTGCCGGAACGAGTTACGGAACAAGCTTTTTTATCAATGACCCGTTCACTTCCTTCGGAACGCGCTTTCGAGGCTATTTGAACGTCACGCCAGCCATGGCTTCGAAAACACTGCATTTCGGTTTCTACACCGATGATGCCATGAGCTTCGTCATTTTTGACCGGAACAACGTGCAGTATCAGGTCATTAATCGGCCTCCTCAGCTGGGGGCTCCAACATGGCGCACGACCAACAGCGTCACGTTCCTAAAGACAGGTCTTTACCCCGTCGAAATCCTTTACTCGGAGGTGACTGATCACGCTGCGTTGGAAATGTCCATTTTGGATGGTCCATTCAGCGACTTCGAGCGAACGGCGAACCAAACCCCGATCGTCAATCTGAATACCTCTGGCTTCGACCTTGCCCTTCCTGGGCAGTTTTTCCAGACAGAGACCGGGCGTCCCTCGTTTGCGAATCCCGTGCAGTGCACGCAGTGCCTCCGGGCCAACGCCAATGCCCCTGGCAACGGCGGTTGCGGCATCGATTCCGGCTACTACTGCAATGGCGCCGCCCTGTGCGCCCCTTGCGACACCGCCCGCGTCTGCGGCCCTTCCTGCTCACGTTGCGGCCCGAGCACGCCCTACTGCATCAACGTCTCGGGCACCTTCACGTGCGTCGAGTGCAGCGAAAACAAAGATTGTCCCAACAATGGCCGCTGCGACCCCGCCACCAACACCTGCAGGGGTTGCCTCAACGACTCCGATTGCCCCACCGGCCAGTGCACC
Encoded proteins:
- a CDS encoding helix-turn-helix domain-containing protein → MDGLDRRTLGRNIRQARHRLGLTQEQIAERINMTPEVYGRMERGNLVPRLERFVLLCRVLGETPDRLISRHAPAEDGAEDGEAPDPADVPVDDLQHRLGTNMREARKRLGLTQVEMAERLHLPVDLYGRMERGETLPRLDSFVAICQVLGEMSDQLLGLSPPPAGKAR
- a CDS encoding helix-turn-helix domain-containing protein yields the protein MDTSDEERERKRVEALRKNLGANTRRARERLGITQEQMAEMLGISPEVYGRMERGLIFPRVERLAVICEKLGESSDRLLGLANSQEPLPATGTPGYDELLPILHRLMPVMPKLTQLQRVAVRRHIADFQRLLSTFLETEPSEKRRKRRASDAPAG